Proteins from a genomic interval of Paenibacillus sp. 37:
- a CDS encoding aspartyl-phosphate phosphatase Spo0E family protein — MGTEALRIQIEVLRKELIDLAQRMGLTAVEVVEKSQKLDNILNEYTRQHQRKK, encoded by the coding sequence ATGGGTACGGAGGCGTTACGTATTCAAATTGAAGTGTTGCGAAAAGAGCTTATTGATTTAGCGCAGCGGATGGGTTTAACAGCAGTGGAGGTAGTGGAGAAATCGCAGAAGTTGGACAACATACTGAATGAATATACTCGACAACATCAACGAAAAAAATAA